One Psychrobacillus glaciei genomic region harbors:
- the hemH gene encoding ferrochelatase — translation MMRKTMGLLVMAYGTPYEEADIERYYTHIRHGRKPSDEQLADLTGRYQAIGGISPLAKITENQAKGLCDRLNEVQDEIEFKLYIGLKHIEPFLEDAVAAMHKDGITEAVSMVLAPHFSTFSVKSYNGRIKEEAEKLGNLTITSVESWYKEPKFIQYWTEKVRDAFAAMTEAEREKACLIVSAHSLPEKIKELGDPYPDQLKETADLIAKAAGVKNYAVGWQSAGQTPEPWIGPDVQDLTRELYEEKGFTTFVYTPVGFVAEHLEVLYDNDYECKVVCDEIGATYIRPAMPNDQPLFVDAMADVVLKHIRA, via the coding sequence ATGATGAGAAAAACAATGGGATTATTAGTAATGGCTTATGGAACTCCATATGAAGAAGCAGATATTGAACGCTACTACACACATATTCGTCATGGTCGTAAACCAAGTGATGAACAACTAGCAGACTTAACTGGTCGCTATCAAGCGATTGGAGGAATTTCTCCACTTGCAAAAATTACTGAAAACCAAGCAAAAGGTCTTTGTGATCGATTGAATGAAGTGCAGGATGAAATCGAGTTTAAATTATATATTGGCTTAAAACATATTGAACCTTTCTTAGAAGATGCAGTTGCAGCAATGCATAAAGACGGCATTACAGAAGCTGTTTCTATGGTATTAGCACCTCATTTCTCTACATTCTCTGTTAAATCATATAATGGACGAATTAAAGAAGAAGCGGAGAAACTAGGCAACTTAACGATTACTTCAGTAGAGAGTTGGTACAAGGAGCCTAAGTTCATCCAATATTGGACAGAAAAAGTACGCGATGCATTTGCAGCAATGACTGAAGCAGAGCGCGAGAAAGCTTGCTTAATCGTTTCCGCTCACTCACTTCCGGAAAAAATTAAAGAATTGGGAGATCCTTACCCAGACCAATTAAAAGAAACTGCAGATTTAATCGCTAAAGCAGCAGGCGTTAAAAATTATGCAGTAGGCTGGCAAAGTGCTGGACAAACTCCAGAGCCTTGGATTGGCCCGGATGTGCAAGATTTAACACGTGAATTATATGAAGAAAAAGGATTTACAACATTTGTTTATACTCCAGTTGGATTCGTAGCAGAACATTTAGAAGTACTGTATGATAACGACTATGAATGTAAAGTTGTCTGTGATGAAATTGGTGCAACCTACATTCGTCCAGCAATGCCAAATGATCAACCTCTCTTCGTCGATGCAATGGCAGACGTTGTGTTAAAACATATTCGTGCATAA
- a CDS encoding tryptophan transporter → MNTKNLVLMSMLIGVGAVLYIVIPGFNGGMKPDFMLTMMFIGILLFPNVKNVFLLGISTGVISGLFSTFPGGFVPNIIDKFVTAFVFFGLVVLLHTVANKLAVAIVLTCVGTLVSGTVFLSSAIFLIGADIPFVGLLVAVVLPAIAINAVAFFIIYPIIGKIIKRTKFETAITV, encoded by the coding sequence TTGAATACAAAAAATTTAGTTTTAATGTCCATGTTGATAGGTGTCGGTGCAGTACTTTATATTGTAATCCCTGGATTTAATGGTGGGATGAAACCGGACTTTATGTTGACAATGATGTTTATCGGCATTTTGTTATTTCCTAATGTGAAAAATGTATTTTTACTTGGGATTTCTACAGGTGTAATATCTGGCTTGTTTTCTACATTCCCTGGAGGATTTGTTCCAAATATCATTGATAAATTTGTCACTGCATTCGTTTTCTTCGGATTGGTAGTATTACTACACACAGTTGCAAATAAATTAGCTGTTGCTATTGTCTTAACTTGTGTTGGTACATTGGTTTCTGGTACAGTTTTCTTATCAAGTGCGATTTTCTTAATTGGCGCAGATATACCTTTCGTGGGACTTTTAGTTGCAGTAGTTCTTCCAGCTATTGCTATTAATGCAGTAGCATTCTTCATCATCTATCCAATAATAGGAAAGATAATAAAAAGAACAAAATTCGAAACAGCTATTACTGTTTAA
- a CDS encoding peptidylprolyl isomerase, giving the protein MKKTVLTFTLAASVLALGACSNSANSSDIIATSKVGDITQNDLYQEMKSSIGDQAFQLLMIEKVLDSKYKVSKEEVDAELKADKEKLGDNFEAMIAQQGYTEESYKKYLKLNLLQEKALTEDIKVSDDEVKAAYDKIKDEINARHVLVKDEATAKKVKAELESGKDFAEVAKKYSTEEAAQTTGGELGWFAKGQMVPEFEDVAFKLKKNVFSDPVKTDYGYHIIEVTDTRTIKESFEDKKAELEKQLKLEKADKSTLLPKVAKMMKDADIKIKDEDLKTALDSILKSADTPKETDADTDTDTDTTDSSK; this is encoded by the coding sequence ATGAAAAAAACAGTATTAACATTCACACTTGCAGCATCCGTTCTTGCTTTAGGAGCATGTAGTAATTCTGCAAATAGCAGTGACATTATCGCTACCTCTAAAGTTGGAGACATCACGCAAAATGACTTATACCAAGAAATGAAATCATCGATTGGTGATCAAGCATTTCAACTTCTAATGATTGAAAAGGTACTTGACTCGAAGTATAAAGTGTCAAAAGAAGAAGTGGATGCAGAATTAAAAGCTGATAAAGAGAAATTAGGCGACAACTTCGAAGCAATGATTGCACAACAAGGCTATACAGAAGAATCTTACAAAAAATATTTAAAACTTAACTTATTGCAAGAAAAAGCTTTAACTGAAGATATTAAAGTATCAGATGATGAAGTGAAAGCTGCATATGATAAGATTAAAGATGAAATTAATGCTCGTCACGTTTTAGTAAAAGATGAAGCAACAGCTAAAAAAGTGAAAGCTGAGCTTGAATCAGGTAAAGACTTTGCAGAAGTTGCAAAGAAATATTCGACAGAAGAAGCAGCTCAAACAACTGGTGGGGAATTAGGTTGGTTTGCTAAAGGACAAATGGTTCCAGAATTCGAAGATGTAGCATTTAAGTTAAAGAAAAACGTATTTAGTGATCCAGTAAAAACTGATTACGGTTATCATATTATTGAAGTAACTGATACACGCACGATTAAAGAATCATTTGAAGATAAAAAAGCTGAACTTGAGAAACAATTAAAACTTGAAAAAGCGGATAAATCAACGCTATTACCAAAAGTAGCAAAAATGATGAAAGACGCTGATATCAAGATTAAAGATGAAGACTTAAAAACTGCACTTGACAGCATTTTAAAATCTGCTGATACTCCAAAAGAAACAGATGCTGACACTGATACAGATACGGATACAACGGATAGCTCAAAATAA
- a CDS encoding YjcZ family sporulation protein, translating into MGGAYGGGGGYGANGFALLVVLFILLVIVGAAFIY; encoded by the coding sequence ATGGGTGGAGCATATGGCGGCGGCGGCGGTTACGGAGCTAACGGTTTTGCATTGTTGGTAGTTTTATTTATTTTACTAGTCATTGTAGGAGCAGCGTTTATCTACTAA
- a CDS encoding ABC transporter ATP-binding protein — MTVLEVNNVTGGYTRKPVLHDLTFSIGKGELVGLIGLNGAGKSTTIKHIIGTMNATQGEIRLNGKTMKEDPAIYRSSFSYIPETPVLYDELTLMEHLQLTAMAYNLDSSVFEARKDSLLKEFRMEKRLNWFPSHFSKGMRQKVMIMCAFLVNPSLYIIDEPFVGLDPLGIQSLLDQMKTRKEEGASVLMSTHILSTAEKFCDRILLLHNGKIRAQGTMDDLRAIFHMPYATLDDLYIEMTKEQQDEKLA; from the coding sequence ATGACAGTATTAGAAGTAAATAATGTAACAGGTGGCTATACGAGAAAACCAGTATTGCATGATCTAACTTTTTCGATTGGTAAAGGTGAATTAGTTGGATTAATAGGATTGAATGGAGCAGGTAAGAGTACTACAATCAAGCATATTATCGGAACGATGAACGCGACACAAGGAGAAATTCGTTTAAATGGAAAAACGATGAAAGAAGACCCGGCAATCTATCGTTCTTCTTTTTCTTATATTCCAGAAACTCCTGTCTTATATGACGAATTAACGTTAATGGAACATCTGCAACTTACAGCAATGGCATACAACTTAGATTCGTCTGTATTTGAAGCACGAAAAGACTCTCTTTTAAAAGAGTTTCGAATGGAAAAGAGATTGAACTGGTTTCCATCTCATTTTTCTAAAGGAATGCGACAAAAAGTAATGATAATGTGTGCTTTTTTAGTTAATCCTTCCTTGTATATTATCGATGAGCCATTTGTTGGGTTAGATCCACTTGGTATTCAGTCGCTTCTCGATCAAATGAAAACGAGAAAAGAAGAAGGGGCATCTGTATTGATGTCGACTCATATTTTATCTACTGCAGAAAAATTTTGTGATCGAATTTTACTGTTACACAACGGAAAAATTAGGGCACAAGGAACAATGGATGATTTGCGCGCTATATTTCATATGCCATATGCGACATTAGATGACTTATATATTGAAATGACAAAGGAACAACAAGATGAAAAACTTGCGTGA
- a CDS encoding DUF3267 domain-containing protein, with protein sequence MHCWKTINVKKQYGLDRLFLLSSLLVIIVFSFVYALLGIINNTTKSDDYFWIFVLSFLCIYPLHKLIHFIPLFRYRDKVRFITEKRYGILPIFQLRVIEPINKNRFVFSLLAPFIFINIALVTAAILAPIFAHYFTILLAYHCGICLIDLIYVKNLSKSPKQALIEETDAGYEILIAPTHP encoded by the coding sequence TTGCACTGCTGGAAAACAATTAATGTAAAGAAACAATACGGTTTGGACCGATTATTTCTTTTGTCCTCTCTTCTTGTAATTATCGTTTTTTCATTCGTATATGCTCTATTAGGAATTATCAATAATACAACTAAATCAGACGATTATTTTTGGATATTTGTCTTATCATTTTTATGTATTTATCCACTTCATAAATTAATACACTTTATCCCACTTTTTCGATACAGAGATAAAGTAAGATTTATAACGGAGAAAAGATATGGCATTTTGCCGATCTTCCAATTGCGTGTAATTGAACCAATTAATAAAAATAGATTTGTTTTTTCATTATTAGCTCCATTTATTTTTATCAATATAGCCCTTGTTACTGCAGCAATATTAGCACCAATATTTGCTCATTACTTTACAATCTTGTTAGCTTATCATTGTGGAATTTGTTTAATAGACTTGATCTATGTGAAAAATTTAAGTAAGTCACCAAAACAAGCACTTATTGAAGAAACAGATGCGGGTTATGAAATATTAATTGCTCCAACTCATCCTTAA
- a CDS encoding antibiotic biosynthesis monooxygenase family protein, with the protein MNIYMTSGTPEFMETIKKKHSNEELFLLYGVGNTILIHETTGKSIFQVPQKYEILESHGKFSGTGFFVLQHIPVSDEGRPIFEFQYTKLTSTVENEPGFIALRVLKPLKMDTYIILTEWTGPSSFDIWKKSISLNFDHITDKQHIFTSPPHVATYRSKEEA; encoded by the coding sequence ATGAACATATATATGACATCAGGAACTCCTGAATTTATGGAAACAATCAAAAAGAAACATTCAAATGAAGAATTATTTCTTCTATATGGTGTTGGGAACACTATTCTAATTCATGAAACGACTGGTAAGTCTATTTTTCAAGTACCACAAAAATATGAAATACTTGAATCTCACGGTAAGTTTTCTGGAACAGGCTTTTTCGTATTACAACATATTCCTGTGTCGGATGAAGGCCGCCCTATATTCGAATTTCAGTATACCAAACTAACCAGTACAGTTGAAAATGAACCAGGTTTTATCGCACTACGTGTGCTAAAACCATTAAAAATGGATACGTATATTATTTTAACAGAGTGGACTGGTCCTAGTAGTTTTGACATTTGGAAAAAATCGATTTCATTGAATTTTGATCACATCACTGATAAACAACATATTTTCACAAGCCCTCCTCATGTTGCTACTTATAGATCTAAAGAAGAAGCCTGA
- a CDS encoding IS3 family transposase (programmed frameshift) yields the protein MGKNVYTSEIKWAVVKEKMSGKLTTKEIMEKYGIKNKSQVETWMRWYRANEIHRFDQPIGKQYTFGHGPDFKSEEEKKDTQMNHLKMENEILKKVFGNDKGVEKHIVLQIVEKFRKNYTVSVILSALEIPRSSFYRWLAEEVEKILTLAEEAIIELCKKTKYRNGHRKIKALLKRDYGIKLDRNTVQKTMQKFHLQCKVKQKRKWKSQGESVVIAPNVLNRNFIASKPNEKWVTDITYIQYGSVTLYLSTIMDLYNNEIVTYKLYNHQQTPLVMDTLREALIARGNPQGVIVHSDQGSVYTSYAYQNALKENHLVSSMSRRGNCWDNAVIESFHSSLKTEEFSLAKFNSLSNVSVVQRIDEYIRHYNEERIQEKLGYLTPKEFGIAAA from the exons ATGGGCAAAAACGTGTATACAAGCGAGATTAAATGGGCAGTCGTCAAAGAAAAAATGAGTGGTAAACTAACAACGAAAGAAATTATGGAGAAATACGGAATTAAGAATAAATCTCAAGTTGAGACATGGATGAGATGGTATAGAGCGAATGAAATTCATCGTTTTGACCAACCGATTGGGAAACAATATACGTTTGGGCATGGGCCTGATTTTAAAAGTGAAGAAGAGAAGAAAGATACGCAGATGAACCATTTAAAAATGGAGAATGAGATTCTAA AAAAAGTATTTGGAAATGATAAAGGAGTTGAAAAACACATAGTTCTTCAAATCGTGGAAAAGTTCCGGAAAAACTATACAGTAAGTGTCATTTTATCAGCCTTAGAAATACCACGTTCCAGCTTTTATCGTTGGTTAGCTGAAGAAGTTGAGAAGATTTTAACCTTAGCAGAAGAAGCAATCATCGAACTATGCAAGAAAACGAAATACCGCAATGGTCATCGTAAAATAAAGGCGTTATTGAAAAGAGATTATGGAATTAAATTAGACCGCAATACCGTTCAGAAAACCATGCAAAAGTTTCATCTTCAATGCAAAGTAAAGCAAAAAAGAAAATGGAAATCTCAAGGTGAGTCAGTAGTAATTGCCCCAAATGTATTGAATCGTAACTTTATAGCTAGTAAACCGAACGAAAAATGGGTAACGGATATTACGTATATTCAATATGGTAGCGTCACATTATATCTTTCGACGATCATGGATTTATATAACAATGAAATTGTCACTTATAAGCTTTATAATCACCAACAGACTCCGTTAGTCATGGATACGTTGCGTGAAGCGTTAATAGCTCGCGGAAACCCCCAAGGTGTTATTGTTCATTCTGATCAAGGAAGTGTCTATACATCGTATGCTTATCAAAATGCCTTGAAGGAAAACCATTTAGTTAGCAGTATGTCCAGACGTGGAAACTGTTGGGATAATGCAGTAATTGAGTCCTTTCATTCTAGTTTAAAAACAGAAGAGTTTAGCCTAGCCAAGTTTAATTCATTAAGTAATGTCAGTGTTGTGCAAAGAATTGACGAGTATATTCGTCATTACAATGAAGAACGGATCCAAGAAAAATTAGGCTACCTTACGCCAAAAGAATTTGGCATAGCGGCAGCCTAA
- a CDS encoding HIT family protein produces the protein MSECIFCKIIDGSIPSAKIYEDEHVYAFMDIMPLTKGHTLVIPKNHKENVYDLSEEEASNLFKVVPKIASVLKEAFGPVGMNLLNNNGAPAGQSVFHFHLHFIPRYDQTDGFRATWNTKEKMFTPETIQALAKDLFEKLNN, from the coding sequence ATGAGTGAATGTATTTTCTGTAAAATAATTGATGGTTCCATTCCAAGTGCAAAAATTTATGAGGATGAGCATGTATATGCCTTTATGGATATAATGCCCCTTACAAAAGGACATACGCTCGTTATTCCAAAAAATCATAAAGAAAATGTATATGATTTATCGGAAGAGGAAGCGAGTAATTTATTTAAAGTTGTTCCTAAAATTGCTTCAGTATTAAAAGAAGCATTCGGACCTGTTGGCATGAACCTATTAAATAATAATGGAGCTCCTGCCGGACAAAGCGTTTTTCATTTTCATTTACACTTCATTCCTCGATACGATCAAACAGATGGCTTCCGTGCAACTTGGAATACAAAAGAGAAAATGTTCACACCTGAAACTATTCAAGCGCTAGCAAAAGATTTGTTTGAAAAGTTAAATAATTAG
- the hemE gene encoding uroporphyrinogen decarboxylase produces MTTFNDTLLRAARGEAVDHTPVWYMRQAGRSQPEYRKIKEKYSLEQITHEPELCAYVTRLPVENYNVDAAILYKDIVTPLPGIGVDVKIKAGVGPVISNPIRTVQDVYNLGDLSPEDDVPFVLETIKLLTTEQLNVPLIGFAGAPFTLSSYMIEGGPSKSYNKTKAFMVSEPQAWFALMDKLADMIIVYIKAQVKAGAKAIQIFDSWVGALNVADYRIFVKPVMTRIFTELRELGVPLITFGVGASHLAMEWNDLPVDVVGLDWRLSIEEARAKGITKTLQGNLDPSYLIGDWAEIEKRAKVIVEQGVVQPGHIFNIGHGVFPEVNPDTLKRLTTFVHEYSKELIAAKSN; encoded by the coding sequence ATGACAACTTTTAACGATACATTACTACGTGCAGCTCGTGGAGAAGCTGTAGATCACACACCGGTATGGTACATGAGGCAAGCAGGTCGTTCGCAACCAGAGTATAGAAAAATTAAAGAGAAATACTCATTAGAACAAATTACGCATGAGCCGGAGCTTTGTGCATATGTAACACGTCTTCCAGTTGAAAATTATAATGTTGATGCGGCAATACTGTATAAAGATATCGTAACACCTTTACCGGGTATTGGGGTAGATGTAAAAATAAAAGCGGGTGTAGGCCCAGTCATTTCGAATCCAATTCGTACAGTACAAGATGTATATAATCTTGGCGATTTATCACCAGAAGATGACGTACCTTTTGTATTAGAAACGATTAAATTGCTGACAACAGAGCAATTAAACGTCCCATTAATCGGATTTGCGGGGGCACCATTTACACTTTCCAGCTATATGATTGAAGGCGGACCATCAAAAAGCTATAACAAAACAAAAGCTTTTATGGTATCAGAGCCTCAAGCATGGTTCGCGTTAATGGATAAACTTGCGGATATGATAATTGTTTATATTAAAGCACAGGTGAAAGCCGGAGCAAAAGCAATTCAAATTTTTGATTCATGGGTTGGAGCATTAAATGTAGCAGATTATCGTATTTTTGTTAAACCAGTAATGACGCGTATTTTCACGGAACTTCGTGAATTAGGTGTTCCACTTATTACGTTTGGTGTAGGTGCAAGTCATTTGGCAATGGAATGGAACGACCTACCAGTGGATGTAGTTGGACTGGATTGGCGTTTATCTATTGAAGAAGCCCGTGCAAAAGGTATTACGAAAACGCTTCAAGGAAATCTTGATCCATCCTATTTGATCGGAGACTGGGCTGAAATCGAGAAACGTGCAAAAGTAATCGTTGAACAAGGGGTAGTACAACCAGGACATATCTTTAATATTGGACATGGCGTATTCCCAGAAGTAAATCCAGATACATTAAAACGTTTAACTACGTTTGTGCATGAATATAGTAAAGAACTTATTGCTGCAAAATCAAACTAG
- a CDS encoding ABC transporter permease, whose amino-acid sequence MKNLREVWNIRFVFYINELQKYLKYIISGHIAIVLVFAIGAGGYAYSEWLKTASSDFPAFLLVAFLLSIFLMISPPVTLMKHADGVYFLPLEIKLNEYFKLALRWTYFSSVFVSLAVFVVSIPLLTKIGSMSKNEILILFLVVLVLKSWNMFVEFNYRWAANGKYVWMDRFVRFLLLMAALYFLMSGYYFIAIGIAIIGLVYLVVWQKKKKEVPFPFDHFIEVEQSRMMRFYRFANYFTDVPHIRGKKKRRKWLDAFYAFAPYAQKNAQFYLILRTFIRTDDYFYLWVRLTFISLLGAVFIPFPIVAIIFTAALAFASVIQLKHALLSGHEFRMDLLFPIDSDARKLAVNKLLRIIQFVQALFVLLGILIQGEYTLLKMLVPVAVYVVSELTLRMSKK is encoded by the coding sequence ATGAAAAACTTGCGTGAGGTATGGAATATACGTTTTGTTTTTTATATAAATGAGTTGCAGAAATACTTAAAGTATATTATTTCTGGTCATATAGCAATTGTGCTTGTATTTGCTATAGGAGCAGGGGGATATGCATATAGTGAATGGCTAAAAACTGCATCATCTGATTTTCCGGCTTTCTTACTTGTTGCGTTCTTATTAAGTATATTTTTAATGATTAGTCCACCTGTAACATTAATGAAACATGCAGATGGGGTCTATTTTCTACCTTTAGAAATCAAGCTAAATGAATATTTTAAGCTTGCATTAAGGTGGACATACTTTTCTAGTGTCTTTGTATCGTTAGCAGTTTTTGTTGTTTCTATTCCATTACTTACTAAAATAGGTAGCATGTCAAAAAATGAGATTCTTATTCTATTTTTAGTTGTACTTGTGTTGAAAAGTTGGAATATGTTTGTGGAATTTAACTATCGTTGGGCTGCGAATGGGAAATATGTATGGATGGACCGTTTCGTACGTTTTCTTTTATTAATGGCAGCATTGTACTTCCTAATGAGTGGTTATTATTTTATAGCAATAGGGATAGCGATTATAGGATTGGTTTACCTTGTTGTTTGGCAAAAAAAGAAGAAAGAAGTGCCTTTTCCTTTTGATCATTTTATAGAAGTAGAACAGTCTCGTATGATGCGTTTTTATCGGTTTGCTAATTACTTCACTGATGTTCCACATATTAGAGGCAAGAAGAAAAGAAGGAAATGGCTAGATGCTTTTTATGCGTTTGCACCATATGCGCAAAAGAATGCTCAATTTTATTTAATACTACGGACGTTTATTCGAACGGATGATTATTTTTATTTATGGGTACGATTGACGTTTATTTCTTTACTTGGTGCAGTGTTTATTCCGTTTCCAATCGTTGCAATTATTTTTACGGCGGCACTAGCATTTGCATCGGTTATCCAGTTGAAACATGCGCTTCTATCTGGTCATGAATTCCGAATGGATTTGTTATTTCCAATCGACTCGGATGCTAGAAAGCTAGCTGTAAATAAATTACTTCGCATCATTCAATTTGTACAAGCATTATTTGTTTTACTTGGAATACTGATTCAAGGGGAATATACCCTTCTCAAGATGCTTGTACCAGTAGCGGTATATGTAGTATCCGAGCTTACACTTCGCATGAGTAAAAAATAA
- a CDS encoding M20 metallopeptidase family protein produces MAVKLVEKLESSFEDMVAIRRYLHMHPEVSFQETKTAKYIQDFYTNLSIPFQANVGGNGVVARIKGALPGKTVALRADFDALPIQDEKDVEYKSTVAGVMHACGHDGHTAALLILARTINELKEQLSGEYVFIHQHAEEYAPGGARPMIDAGCLEGVDVIFGTHLWSLTPLGTIEYKSGAIMAAADRFEIVIQGSGGHGANPHQSKDAIVVASQLVVNLQQLVSRRVNPTEAAVLSVGSFVAENAFNIIADSAKLSGTVRTFNPEVRDLMEQELERVIKGTCMTADCTYTLTYDRGYPPVINHPAETEFLEKVAKEVPGVEKVEESILHMIGEDFGYYMEKISGTFFFTGAMPEGEVYPHHSPKFDFDERAMLIAAKTLGTAAMKYQTQ; encoded by the coding sequence ATGGCAGTGAAATTAGTAGAAAAACTGGAAAGTTCTTTTGAAGATATGGTTGCAATTCGTCGTTATTTACATATGCACCCAGAGGTTTCATTTCAAGAAACAAAAACGGCGAAGTATATTCAAGACTTTTATACAAATTTATCGATTCCTTTTCAAGCAAACGTTGGTGGAAATGGTGTTGTTGCAAGAATCAAAGGGGCTTTACCTGGCAAAACAGTGGCGCTTCGTGCAGACTTTGATGCACTACCAATCCAAGATGAAAAAGATGTAGAATATAAATCTACAGTAGCTGGTGTCATGCATGCATGTGGACATGATGGGCATACCGCAGCACTTCTTATTCTTGCACGCACGATAAATGAATTAAAAGAGCAATTATCAGGAGAATATGTATTTATTCATCAACATGCGGAAGAATATGCGCCTGGTGGAGCAAGACCAATGATTGATGCAGGGTGTTTAGAAGGTGTCGACGTTATTTTCGGTACTCACTTATGGTCGTTAACTCCTCTTGGCACGATTGAATATAAATCGGGTGCTATCATGGCGGCAGCTGATCGATTTGAAATAGTCATTCAAGGTAGCGGTGGGCACGGAGCTAATCCTCATCAATCAAAAGATGCAATCGTAGTCGCTTCTCAGTTAGTTGTAAACTTGCAACAATTAGTTTCAAGGAGAGTCAATCCAACCGAAGCCGCAGTTCTTTCAGTTGGATCATTTGTAGCCGAAAATGCTTTTAATATCATTGCAGATTCTGCAAAACTTTCAGGAACGGTACGAACTTTTAATCCGGAAGTTCGTGATTTGATGGAACAAGAACTAGAGCGAGTAATAAAAGGAACTTGTATGACTGCTGATTGTACCTATACACTCACTTACGACAGAGGGTATCCACCTGTCATTAACCATCCAGCGGAAACGGAATTTTTAGAGAAAGTTGCAAAAGAAGTCCCAGGTGTAGAGAAAGTAGAAGAATCGATTCTTCATATGATTGGAGAAGATTTTGGCTACTACATGGAAAAAATTTCGGGAACATTTTTCTTCACAGGTGCAATGCCAGAAGGAGAAGTTTACCCACATCACAGTCCAAAGTTTGACTTTGATGAACGCGCAATGCTAATTGCTGCGAAGACATTAGGTACAGCAGCTATGAAATACCAAACACAATAA
- a CDS encoding HTH-type transcriptional regulator Hpr: protein MSERSYTMKEAMLYSQRIAQLSKALWKAVEKDWQVWIKPYDLNINEHHILWISYHLEGATISEIAKFGVMHVSTAFNFSKKLEDRGLLSFSKRESDKRNTYVNVTAKGKLLLEDMYENYHDTPHSVIEGSVPMKELYGKFPEFLDVMAVIRNIYGDDFMEIFERSIKNIDETFAKNKDYQ, encoded by the coding sequence ATGTCAGAACGATCCTATACGATGAAAGAAGCCATGCTGTATAGTCAGCGTATTGCGCAGCTTTCAAAAGCGCTATGGAAAGCAGTAGAAAAGGATTGGCAAGTATGGATAAAACCTTATGACTTGAATATTAATGAACATCATATTTTATGGATATCTTATCATTTAGAGGGTGCAACTATTTCTGAAATTGCAAAGTTCGGAGTTATGCATGTTTCTACTGCATTTAATTTTTCAAAAAAACTAGAGGACCGTGGGTTGCTTTCTTTTTCTAAAAGAGAATCAGATAAGCGCAACACTTACGTAAATGTAACAGCTAAAGGAAAACTATTGTTGGAAGATATGTATGAAAACTATCACGACACACCTCATTCCGTAATTGAGGGTTCTGTTCCAATGAAAGAGCTATATGGTAAATTTCCAGAATTTTTAGACGTGATGGCAGTCATTCGGAATATTTATGGTGACGACTTTATGGAAATATTTGAACGTTCCATTAAAAATATTGATGAAACATTTGCGAAAAACAAGGATTATCAGTGA
- a CDS encoding YtxH domain-containing protein has translation MKTTHFLFGITTGVIVGATTVLLSTPQSGGELRSSLKSTSIDMKDKLSDVKSHIQSLKNSISLLSKESKEVVPATIDDLKISIAQWKSETAPIQQQLQSEINSIQQALEELEKTLPKP, from the coding sequence ATGAAAACAACACATTTCTTATTTGGAATTACAACTGGGGTAATAGTAGGTGCTACTACAGTGCTTCTCTCCACTCCACAATCTGGTGGTGAGCTTCGATCGTCTTTAAAGTCTACTTCCATTGATATGAAAGACAAATTATCCGATGTTAAATCACATATACAAAGTCTTAAAAACTCCATTAGTCTATTAAGTAAGGAATCAAAAGAAGTAGTTCCTGCTACTATCGATGATTTAAAAATAAGTATTGCTCAATGGAAAAGTGAAACCGCTCCAATTCAACAACAACTGCAATCGGAAATCAATTCTATTCAGCAAGCACTAGAAGAATTAGAAAAAACATTACCTAAACCATAA